In the genome of Candidatus Aegiribacteria sp., one region contains:
- a CDS encoding 4Fe-4S binding protein → GGISLPVDRIMFHTGRMAHMSLSCVSCGQCSDACPVSIPVADVFSYVADQTQNTFEYIAGLNDGDPLPLRQFRKAELPGVHELVKDADAEVPSHE, encoded by the coding sequence GGCGGTATTTCTCTTCCGGTGGACAGGATCATGTTCCATACGGGAAGGATGGCTCATATGAGTCTATCCTGCGTTTCCTGTGGGCAGTGTTCAGATGCCTGCCCTGTTTCCATACCGGTGGCCGATGTATTCAGTTATGTAGCAGATCAGACGCAGAATACATTCGAGTACATCGCCGGGCTGAACGACGGTGATCCACTTCCTCTTCGGCAATTCAGAAAAGCGGAATTACCAGGAGTGCACGAACTTGTAAAAGATGCTGATGCGGAGGTACCATCTCATGAGTAG